GATTCAAAGTAAAGAAAAATGGAACTATCAAAAGAGGTTCTGCTTTTAGAAGCCACATTTTAACTAAAAAAACGCAAAAAAGAAAAAGAAATTTGAGAGGACCACAAACTGTACATAGTACAAACTTAAATGGTGTTCTTTCAACTTTATGTTTAGCGTAATTACTAAAATATAGTAATTTTGTCCCTCCATATTTATATGGATAAGTTCGGATAGATCCGACACCTTATTAAAAGTAACGGTAAAGAAAGGAAAAATATGCCAAGAGTAAAAACTGGTGTTGTAAGAAGAAGAAGACACAAGAAAGTATTAAAACTAGCTAGAGGATTCTTTGGTGGAAGAAGAAAACACTTTAGAAAAGCTAAAGAACAATTAGAAAGAAGTCTTGTATACGCATTTAGAGATAGAAGACAGAAAAAAAGAGATATTAGAAAACTATGGATTATCAGAATCAATGCAGCTTGTAGATTAAATGATATTAACTACTCAAGATTCATAAATGGTTTAAGATTATCAGGTATTGAACTTGATAGAAAAATCTTAGCAAATCTTGCTATGAATGACTCTGCTGCATTTGCATCTTTAGTAGTATCTGCTAAAGCAGCACTTAAATAATAAATTTGCATACAAAATAAAAAAGGGAAGGTTTAAAACCTTCCCTTTTTTTATATCAAAAAATAGATAAGCCTTTTATTCTAAAGGCTCATTTACTTCAATTTTACAATTATTATCTTTACAATTTATATTTGCATCAAAATAGAAAATCTCGCTAACATCAATACCATCTTTTTTAAGTTTCATCCAAGCTTCAATAGATCTAGCTCCTGCACTACAGTTAAAAATAATAGTTTTATTTTTAGGCAATTTTGAAACAATCTCTTTTGCTGAAAGCTTATCAGTTTCAATATTAATAGAACCATTGATATTTCCCTTTT
Above is a genomic segment from Aliarcobacter cryaerophilus containing:
- the rpmI gene encoding 50S ribosomal protein L35; this encodes MPKMKSVKGAVKRFKVKKNGTIKRGSAFRSHILTKKTQKRKRNLRGPQTVHSTNLNGVLSTLCLA
- the rplT gene encoding 50S ribosomal protein L20, with product MPRVKTGVVRRRRHKKVLKLARGFFGGRRKHFRKAKEQLERSLVYAFRDRRQKKRDIRKLWIIRINAACRLNDINYSRFINGLRLSGIELDRKILANLAMNDSAAFASLVVSAKAALK